GTCTTGCCAAGAGCGAGGGGTGGCCGGGAAGGGGCCGGGACGGCGGCGCGCCCCCGGCCGGCAGGCCGGAGGAGAGTGCGGCTGCCGGTGCTTGAGTGGTACAAGCCGGCGTTCTGCCTGGTCGCGTTTTTCCTGGGGCGCGCGATCCTCTTCGGGGAACTGAGCCCCTTCGTGCCGGCCTTCGCGGGAGCAGCCGTGCAGGCCTTCGGGCCCCGGGCCTGGCTTGCCGTGGCGGCCTCCCTGCTGGGCCAGGCCACCGTCCTCCACGGCGCGGCCCTCGCCCAGGCACTCCTGACCGTCGCCGCCCTCGGCCTGCTGTTGCGGGTGGCATCCCGTGAAACCGCCTCCTCCTGGTGGACGCTCCCCGTCCTGACGGCCGCGCCGCTGATCGTAATCAAGACCTCCTTTGCGGCTTTCGGCGGCGGCACCCTTTACAGCTATGTGGCCGTGCTGTTGGAGGGGCTGCTGGCCGGCGGGCTGGCCCATATCTTCTACCATGCCTTTACCTGCCGTGCCCGGCCGCTCTCGGGGGAGCAGCTGTTTTACCTCCTGGTCGTCGCCGCCGGGGTCATTGCCGGCGCCGGCAACCTGGCCTACCAGATGGTTACCCTGAAGGGCGTCCTGAGCAAGCTGGCCATCCTGCTGGCGGCCGCGCTGGGCGGCGTCGGCGCCGGGGCGGCCGCGGGCGCGGTCGTCGGCGTCATCCCCGGGATCGCCTTCACGGGTGCCCCGGCCGTTGCCGGGGTTTACGCTTTTGCGGGCCTTGTGGGCGGGGTCGGCCGGCGTTACGGCCGCCCGGGCGTGGCGGTCGGCTTTCTGCTCGGGAGCATCCTCCTCGCCGTCTCCCTCAACGAACCCCGGGGGCTGGCCGGTGCCCTGGTCGAGGCCGGCGTGGCGGCCGCCGTCCTGGCGCTGCTCCCACGGGGGTGGCTGTCCCGGTTGCGGGAACTCCTGCCGGCGGGAGCCCTCGGGGGGGGCATGGACGAGAGGGTGAAGGAACTCGTCCGCACCAGGGTCGGCAACTGGGCGCGCATGTTCTCGGAACTCTCACGCACTTTCGCCCAGGTCTCTTCCCCTGCTCCCGAGCTGGCGGCGGAGAAGTCCCTTGACGAACTCCTGCACGAGGTGGGCCACCGGATCTGCGGCGACTGCACGCTCTACCGGAGTTGCTGGCAGAGGGAACTGCCCCACACCCGCAGGCATCTCATCGCCAACATCCCGGCGCTGGAGGCCACGGGCCGCCTCCGCCCCGAGGACCTTCCCGAGGACATACGCAAGCGCTGCGTGCGTCTGAAAGAGCTGGCGGTGGGGCTTGGTTGTCTCTACGAGACCTACCGGGTGAACCAGTACTGGTACCGCCGCCTGGTGGAGAGCCGGGAGGTGGTTGCCGAGCATCTCCGCGGTGTGGCCAACATCATGCAGAACCTCTCCGCCGAACTCTGCGCGACGGCCGAGCACGCCGAGCTGATCGACAACCGCCTGCGCCGGAAGCTGAGCCGCCTGGACGTCCCCGTCAACCGGCTGGAGGCCGCCCCGCGCGAGGACGGACGGCTGGAGATCACCATCAGCTGCCCTCCCTGCAGGGGGGAGCTGGCCTGCCGTTACATCGTCGCGCCGGTGGTTTCGAAGGTGATGGGCCAACCCTACGCTGTGAGCATGACCTCCTGCACAAAGATGAAGGAGGCCCCGGAGTGCACCTTCAAGCTGCGCCCGGCCCTGCACTTCAGGGTTGAGACGGGGGTGGCCAATGTCGGCAAGGACGGCGGCCAGGTTTCGGGGGACACGTACTCCTGCCTGGACCTGCCGGAAGGCAAATTCGCGATGCTGCTTTCCGATGGTATGGGCGTCGGCCCGCAGGCCGCCCTGGAGAGCGGGACGACCATCTCATTGCTGGAACAGCTTTTTGAGTCCGGTTTCGGCCAGGACATGGCCGTGCGGACGGTCAACTCCATCCTGCTCCTGCGCGCCCCCGACGAGACCTTCGCCACCGTGGACATCACCATCGTCGACCTCTACTCCGGCCAGGCCGAGTTGGTCAAGATCGGGGCGCCCCCCAGCTTCATCCTCAGCGGAGGGGCGGTGCGCGTCATCCGGGGCGCCTCCCCGCCGGCGGGGATACTGAAGGACATCGAGGTTTCCTCGATTACCAGGGGGCTTGCGGAAGGGGACGTGATAGTCATGGTCACCGACGGTCTGCTGGACGTCCTCCCCGGCGCCGACAAGGAGGCCCGCCTGACCGATCTTATCCGCTCCCTGGGGCCGCTGGCGCCCCAGGAGATGGCGGACCGGATCCTGCTGCAGGCACAAGACGCCGCCGGCGGCCTGGCGCCGGACGACATGACGGTCCTGGTAGGCAGGATCGATCGGCTGCGGGGCACGAGGTGATAAGAGCCCCTTGAGCCACAAAGTTCCTATCGTAGACCGGGTGTCGACCACCCGGTCTTTCTCTCCCGACAAGCAGAAGGCCGGGCGAAAAAGTCCGGTCTTTTGCCTGTTCCTAAGAAATTTGCAGGGGAAAACGGTCCGGGCGTGGAAACTTTGGAAGAATAAGGTCGGGTGGTCGCATTGGACCTGGTAGCCAGGGTTAAGGCCTACTGCCTTCGCTACAGGATGTTTGCGCCGGGGGAGCGCGTGCTGGT
The sequence above is a segment of the Thermoanaerobacterales bacterium genome. Coding sequences within it:
- the spoIIE gene encoding stage II sporulation protein E gives rise to the protein MAEWAGVLPRARGGREGAGTAARPRPAGRRRVRLPVLEWYKPAFCLVAFFLGRAILFGELSPFVPAFAGAAVQAFGPRAWLAVAASLLGQATVLHGAALAQALLTVAALGLLLRVASRETASSWWTLPVLTAAPLIVIKTSFAAFGGGTLYSYVAVLLEGLLAGGLAHIFYHAFTCRARPLSGEQLFYLLVVAAGVIAGAGNLAYQMVTLKGVLSKLAILLAAALGGVGAGAAAGAVVGVIPGIAFTGAPAVAGVYAFAGLVGGVGRRYGRPGVAVGFLLGSILLAVSLNEPRGLAGALVEAGVAAAVLALLPRGWLSRLRELLPAGALGGGMDERVKELVRTRVGNWARMFSELSRTFAQVSSPAPELAAEKSLDELLHEVGHRICGDCTLYRSCWQRELPHTRRHLIANIPALEATGRLRPEDLPEDIRKRCVRLKELAVGLGCLYETYRVNQYWYRRLVESREVVAEHLRGVANIMQNLSAELCATAEHAELIDNRLRRKLSRLDVPVNRLEAAPREDGRLEITISCPPCRGELACRYIVAPVVSKVMGQPYAVSMTSCTKMKEAPECTFKLRPALHFRVETGVANVGKDGGQVSGDTYSCLDLPEGKFAMLLSDGMGVGPQAALESGTTISLLEQLFESGFGQDMAVRTVNSILLLRAPDETFATVDITIVDLYSGQAELVKIGAPPSFILSGGAVRVIRGASPPAGILKDIEVSSITRGLAEGDVIVMVTDGLLDVLPGADKEARLTDLIRSLGPLAPQEMADRILLQAQDAAGGLAPDDMTVLVGRIDRLRGTR